The Agromyces hippuratus genome has a window encoding:
- a CDS encoding DUF4870 domain-containing protein, translating into MSGATPPPPPPGNPYEQPSQQLSPADEKLWATLVHIGGIFFSFIPALIGYLVLKDKGPFVRAHTATALNFQITMAIALVVGSVLTLVIIGIFIIFAVYIVVIVFSIIAAVKANQGQPYTYPLSIKFVS; encoded by the coding sequence ATGTCCGGTGCAACCCCGCCTCCCCCGCCTCCCGGCAACCCCTACGAGCAGCCGAGCCAGCAACTGAGCCCGGCCGATGAGAAGCTCTGGGCGACGCTCGTGCACATCGGCGGCATCTTCTTCAGCTTCATCCCCGCACTCATCGGCTACCTGGTTCTCAAGGACAAGGGCCCGTTCGTGCGTGCGCACACCGCGACCGCGCTGAACTTCCAGATCACGATGGCCATCGCGCTCGTCGTCGGCTCCGTGCTGACGCTCGTGATCATCGGCATCTTCATCATCTTCGCCGTGTACATCGTGGTGATCGTCTTCAGCATCATCGCCGCGGTGAAGGCGAACCAGGGCCAGCCCTACACCTACCCGCTCTCGATCAAGTTCGTGAGCTGA
- a CDS encoding DUF2750 domain-containing protein: MSLSAAHAQAFFDELDASVVWTIADGGGIPAPEGASGHRVMPFWSRESRAQKTIENVPAYAGFRSRSIPLGEWEGRWLPGLGRDGLLVGLNWHGSGATGHDFTPGQVLERLAAWRSTHRGDASGELER; encoded by the coding sequence GTGAGTCTGAGCGCGGCGCACGCCCAGGCATTCTTCGACGAGTTGGATGCTTCCGTGGTGTGGACCATCGCGGACGGTGGAGGCATCCCCGCCCCCGAGGGTGCGTCCGGGCATCGCGTGATGCCCTTCTGGTCGAGGGAGTCGCGCGCTCAGAAGACCATCGAGAATGTTCCGGCCTACGCGGGGTTCCGGTCTCGTTCGATTCCACTCGGGGAGTGGGAGGGTCGCTGGCTTCCGGGATTGGGCAGGGACGGGCTTCTCGTCGGTCTCAACTGGCACGGAAGCGGCGCCACGGGCCACGACTTCACGCCGGGGCAGGTGCTCGAACGGCTGGCCGCGTGGCGCAGCACGCACCGGGGCGACGCATCGGGCGAGCTCGAGCGATAG
- the lepA gene encoding translation elongation factor 4: MSPRATNPPVPAATDPALIRNFCIIAHIDHGKSTLADRMLGITGVVSDRDMRAQYLDRMDIERERGITIKSQAVRMPWQVEGASYALNMIDTPGHVDFSYEVSRSLAACEGAILLVDAAQGIEAQTLANLYLALENDLEIIPVLNKIDLPAAEPEKYAKELADLIGGSPDDVLKVSGKTGVGVEALLDRVVERIPAPVGDADAPARAMIFDSVYDSYRGVVTYVRMIDGHLKPRERIQMMSTRATHEILEIGVSSPEPTPSKGLGIGEVGYLITGVKDVRQSKVGDTVTTAAKPATEALPGYTEPLPMVFSGLYPIDGSDYPELREALDKLKLSDAALVYEPETSVALGFGFRCGFLGLLHLEIVTERLEREFGLDLIATAPSVIYEVTTEDKKTVTVTNPSEFPTGAKIVEVREPMVRAAILAPKDYVGTIMELCQSRRGSLIGMEYLGEDRVEIRYNMPLGEIVFDFFDQLKSKTAGYASLDYEPTGDQAADLVKVDILLQGEQVDAFSAIVHRDKAYAYGVLMTGRLRELIPRQQFEVPIQAAIGARIIARESIRAMRKDVLAKCYGGDISRKRKLLEKQKEGKKRMKMVGRVEVPQEAFIAALSGDVEKKDKK, encoded by the coding sequence ATGTCCCCGAGAGCCACGAACCCGCCGGTGCCTGCTGCCACCGACCCCGCGCTGATCCGCAACTTCTGCATCATCGCGCACATCGACCACGGCAAGTCGACGCTCGCCGACCGCATGCTCGGTATCACCGGCGTCGTGAGCGATCGAGACATGCGCGCTCAGTACCTCGATCGCATGGACATCGAGCGCGAGCGCGGCATCACGATCAAGAGCCAGGCCGTGCGCATGCCGTGGCAGGTCGAGGGCGCCTCGTACGCGCTGAACATGATCGACACGCCCGGTCACGTCGACTTCAGCTACGAGGTCTCGCGCTCGCTCGCGGCCTGCGAGGGTGCGATCCTCCTCGTCGACGCGGCGCAGGGCATCGAGGCCCAGACGCTCGCGAACCTCTACCTGGCCCTCGAGAACGACCTCGAGATCATCCCGGTGCTCAACAAGATCGACCTGCCGGCCGCCGAGCCCGAGAAGTACGCGAAGGAGCTCGCCGACCTGATCGGCGGTTCGCCCGACGACGTGCTCAAGGTCTCGGGCAAGACCGGCGTCGGCGTCGAAGCGCTGCTCGACCGTGTCGTCGAGCGCATTCCGGCTCCGGTCGGCGATGCGGATGCCCCGGCGCGCGCAATGATCTTCGACTCCGTCTACGACAGCTACCGCGGCGTCGTCACGTACGTGCGCATGATCGACGGTCATCTGAAGCCGCGCGAGCGCATCCAGATGATGTCGACGAGGGCGACCCACGAGATCCTCGAGATCGGCGTCAGCTCGCCCGAACCGACTCCCTCGAAGGGTCTCGGCATCGGCGAGGTCGGCTATCTCATCACCGGTGTGAAAGACGTGCGCCAGTCGAAGGTCGGCGACACGGTCACGACCGCCGCGAAGCCGGCGACCGAGGCGCTGCCCGGCTACACCGAGCCGCTGCCCATGGTCTTCTCGGGTCTCTACCCGATCGACGGCAGCGACTACCCCGAGCTCCGCGAGGCGCTCGACAAGCTGAAGCTGTCGGATGCCGCGCTCGTCTACGAGCCCGAGACCTCCGTCGCACTCGGCTTCGGGTTCCGCTGCGGCTTCTTGGGCCTGCTGCACCTCGAGATCGTGACCGAGCGCCTCGAGCGCGAGTTCGGGCTCGACCTCATCGCCACCGCGCCGTCGGTGATCTACGAGGTGACGACCGAAGACAAGAAGACCGTCACGGTCACGAACCCGAGCGAGTTCCCGACCGGTGCGAAGATCGTCGAGGTGCGCGAGCCCATGGTGCGCGCCGCGATCCTCGCACCGAAAGACTATGTGGGCACGATCATGGAGCTCTGCCAGTCGCGTCGCGGCTCGCTCATCGGCATGGAGTACCTCGGTGAAGATCGGGTCGAGATCCGCTACAACATGCCGCTCGGCGAGATCGTCTTCGACTTCTTCGACCAGCTGAAGTCCAAGACCGCCGGCTACGCCTCGCTCGACTACGAGCCCACGGGCGACCAGGCCGCCGACCTCGTGAAGGTCGACATCCTGCTGCAGGGCGAGCAGGTCGACGCGTTCAGCGCGATCGTGCACCGCGACAAGGCGTACGCCTACGGCGTGCTCATGACGGGGCGCCTGCGCGAGCTGATCCCGCGTCAGCAGTTCGAAGTGCCCATCCAGGCCGCCATCGGCGCCCGCATCATCGCGCGCGAGTCGATCCGCGCGATGCGAAAAGACGTGCTGGCCAAGTGCTACGGCGGCGACATCAGTCGCAAGCGCAAGCTGCTCGAGAAGCAGAAGGAGGGCAAGAAGCGCATGAAGATGGTCGGTCGCGTCGAGGTCCCCCAAGAGGCGTTCATCGCCGCGCTCTCGGGCGACGTCGAGAAGAAGGACAAGAAGTAG
- a CDS encoding DUF1990 family protein, whose product MTRRSTFTDQSVTYGAIGATLAPDLLRYPPAGYRPSEDAVRLGSGIERFERAAESLMTWGIQRGSGFEIADISTGTGAQYPGIVYDVEGAPLAEQPAPRIEERFGADGMPYIAAGMTATLERKKRIGTEQIPVLIVYVIDEPERIGFAYGTTAEGPESGEESFIVEHRDDDTVWLTIRSIFATTGVTAPMQRKRRRELTRLELRALHPAGGV is encoded by the coding sequence ATGACCCGCCGAAGCACCTTCACCGACCAGTCGGTCACGTACGGCGCCATCGGGGCGACCCTCGCCCCCGATCTGCTGCGCTACCCGCCGGCAGGCTACCGCCCGTCCGAAGACGCAGTTCGCCTCGGCTCGGGCATCGAGCGCTTCGAGCGTGCCGCCGAGTCGCTCATGACGTGGGGCATCCAGCGCGGCTCGGGCTTCGAGATCGCCGACATCTCGACCGGCACGGGCGCCCAGTACCCGGGCATCGTCTACGACGTCGAAGGCGCCCCGCTCGCCGAGCAGCCGGCCCCGCGCATCGAGGAGCGGTTCGGTGCCGACGGCATGCCCTACATCGCCGCCGGGATGACCGCGACGCTCGAGCGCAAGAAGCGGATCGGCACGGAACAGATCCCCGTGCTCATCGTCTACGTCATCGACGAGCCCGAACGCATCGGCTTCGCCTACGGCACCACGGCTGAGGGCCCCGAGAGCGGCGAGGAGTCCTTCATCGTCGAGCACCGCGACGACGACACCGTGTGGCTCACGATCCGGTCGATCTTCGCGACGACCGGCGTCACCGCGCCGATGCAGCGCAAGCGTCGTCGCGAGCTGACCCGCCTCGAGCTGCGGGCCCTGCACCCCGCCGGCGGCGTCTAG
- the dnaJ gene encoding molecular chaperone DnaJ, with the protein MADHYEVLGVSHDATPDEIKKAYRRLARELHPDVNPGAEASERFKSVTHAYDVLSDPKQRQQYDLGDQGGFGGGQNFGGFGDIFETFFGAGQQSRGPRSRRERGQDALLRVEVGLDEVIFGTHRDIEVDTAVTCETCHGSCCQPGTAPVTCDICHGTGSIQRSVRSLLGNVMTSSPCGTCRGYGTVIATPCVTCQGQGRVRARRTVPVDIPAGVDTGVRLQMPGSGEAGPAGGPNGDLYLEIKVKNHDVFSRNGDDLLCTLEVSMTDAILGTHSTIPALDGDVELELKAGLQSGEILTVKDRGVSRLRGAGRGDLKVGIQVVTPTKLSSKERDLMQQFAASKKAPAPELSHFQQGIFARLRDRFLG; encoded by the coding sequence GTGGCCGACCACTACGAGGTCCTCGGCGTCTCCCACGACGCAACCCCCGACGAGATCAAGAAGGCCTACCGCCGTCTCGCGCGCGAACTCCACCCCGACGTCAACCCGGGCGCCGAGGCATCCGAGCGCTTCAAGTCGGTCACGCACGCCTATGACGTGCTCTCCGACCCGAAGCAGCGCCAGCAGTACGACCTCGGCGACCAGGGCGGCTTCGGCGGCGGCCAGAACTTCGGCGGCTTCGGCGACATCTTCGAGACCTTCTTCGGGGCCGGCCAGCAGAGCCGAGGCCCGCGGTCGCGTCGTGAACGCGGCCAAGATGCGCTGCTTCGCGTCGAGGTCGGCCTCGACGAGGTCATCTTCGGCACGCACCGCGACATCGAGGTCGACACCGCGGTGACCTGCGAGACGTGTCACGGTTCGTGCTGCCAGCCGGGCACCGCGCCCGTCACGTGCGACATCTGCCACGGCACCGGTTCGATCCAGCGTTCGGTGCGGTCGCTCCTCGGCAACGTCATGACGTCGAGCCCCTGCGGCACCTGCCGCGGCTACGGCACCGTCATCGCGACGCCCTGCGTGACCTGCCAGGGTCAGGGCCGCGTGCGCGCCCGACGCACCGTGCCGGTCGACATCCCCGCCGGCGTCGACACGGGCGTGCGCCTGCAGATGCCGGGTTCCGGCGAGGCCGGCCCGGCCGGCGGCCCGAACGGCGACCTCTACCTCGAGATCAAGGTCAAGAACCACGACGTCTTCAGCCGCAACGGCGACGACCTCCTGTGCACCCTCGAGGTCTCGATGACCGACGCGATCCTCGGCACGCACTCGACGATCCCCGCGCTCGACGGCGACGTCGAGCTCGAGCTGAAGGCGGGCCTGCAGAGCGGCGAGATCCTCACCGTGAAAGACCGGGGAGTCTCGCGCCTGCGCGGTGCCGGCCGCGGCGACCTCAAGGTCGGCATCCAGGTGGTCACGCCGACGAAGCTCTCGTCGAAGGAGCGCGACCTCATGCAGCAGTTCGCCGCATCGAAGAAGGCACCCGCACCCGAGCTCAGTCACTTCCAGCAGGGCATCTTCGCCCGACTGCGCGACCGGTTCCTCGGTTAG
- a CDS encoding DUF4870 domain-containing protein produces MTDPNTPTPDPNAQPAQPTPPPPAAPQGAPEGAPQAAAAAPLSQEQDVQWGAFAHLGGVVGFLPSLIIWLVFKDRGSFTNTEAKEALNFQITILIAYIVGSILTVILIGIFVVWAAWIVSVVFSIIAFLKAKDGQHYRYPFAIRLIK; encoded by the coding sequence ATGACCGATCCCAATACCCCGACCCCCGATCCCAACGCCCAGCCTGCCCAGCCGACTCCGCCGCCGCCCGCCGCTCCCCAGGGCGCGCCCGAAGGCGCACCGCAGGCGGCCGCGGCTGCACCCCTCTCGCAGGAGCAGGACGTGCAGTGGGGCGCCTTCGCCCACCTCGGCGGCGTGGTCGGGTTCCTCCCGTCCCTCATCATCTGGCTCGTCTTCAAGGACCGCGGCTCGTTCACGAACACCGAGGCGAAGGAGGCGCTGAACTTCCAGATCACGATCCTCATCGCCTACATCGTGGGCTCGATCCTCACGGTCATCCTCATCGGCATCTTCGTCGTGTGGGCCGCCTGGATCGTGAGCGTCGTCTTCTCGATCATCGCCTTCCTGAAGGCGAAGGACGGCCAGCACTACCGCTACCCGTTCGCCATCCGCCTCATCAAGTAG
- a CDS encoding HIT domain-containing protein → MTESRAEPTLFERIAAREIPARVVAETDRVIAFHDIAPKAPVHVVVTPKSGEYRDVVELAAGDPGLLAELVEVAHGVADELADGQFRLVFNTGAAAGQTIFHVHAHVLADDGRAGGLEEATLAGD, encoded by the coding sequence ATGACCGAGTCCCGCGCAGAACCGACCCTCTTCGAGCGCATCGCCGCCCGTGAGATCCCCGCGCGCGTCGTCGCAGAGACCGACCGCGTCATCGCGTTCCACGACATCGCGCCGAAGGCGCCCGTGCACGTCGTCGTGACGCCCAAGTCGGGCGAGTACCGCGACGTCGTCGAACTCGCGGCCGGCGACCCCGGCCTGCTCGCCGAACTCGTCGAGGTCGCGCACGGCGTGGCCGACGAGCTCGCCGACGGCCAGTTCCGGCTCGTGTTCAACACCGGGGCCGCCGCGGGCCAGACGATCTTCCACGTGCACGCGCACGTACTCGCCGACGACGGCCGGGCCGGCGGTCTCGAGGAGGCCACGCTTGCCGGAGACTGA
- the fosX gene encoding FosX/FosE/FosI family fosfomycin resistance hydrolase codes for MADTTPRIGSSGLSHVTFIVTDLDRMETILTRVLGAVRVYDSGAETFSLSEERFFLIGDEPTATWVAIMQGDGELPRSYNHVAFQVGASALDELRRIIDSLGLEQRPPRARVRGEGESIYFYDDDAHLFELHTGSLRERLSVYASETTRS; via the coding sequence ATGGCAGACACCACTCCTCGCATCGGCAGCTCAGGCCTCAGCCACGTGACCTTCATCGTCACCGACCTCGACCGCATGGAGACGATCCTCACGCGCGTGCTGGGAGCGGTGCGCGTGTACGACAGCGGCGCCGAGACGTTCTCGCTCTCGGAGGAGCGGTTCTTCCTCATCGGCGATGAGCCGACCGCGACCTGGGTCGCGATCATGCAGGGCGACGGTGAGCTGCCGCGCTCGTACAACCACGTCGCATTCCAGGTCGGCGCGAGTGCGCTCGACGAGCTGCGTCGCATCATCGATTCGCTCGGCCTCGAGCAACGCCCGCCGCGCGCACGGGTGCGGGGCGAAGGCGAGTCGATCTACTTCTACGACGACGACGCGCATCTCTTCGAGCTGCACACCGGCTCGCTTCGCGAGCGGCTCTCGGTGTACGCGTCGGAAACGACTCGGAGCTAG
- a CDS encoding S66 peptidase family protein, which produces MLRPSALRPGDTVAVAALSGGLDADEETLFRRGIAELEGLGFVVQVSPLVEIGRHWWWGAAQPVELAGEFNRLLHDPEVRAIFALSGGRMTLGYLDLIDYAAVEADPKPVIGFSDIDAVLLALRSRTGLVGVHGDLVTFGYGEWQEAGADRRQELADVSTRLLTSTAPVGMLPPGSEWERWHGGRAVGPLIGGLLNRLVRLQATPFALPPEHFDGAILFWEEVGTASSAVWNDLHVLRHAGILDRIAGMLIGPIADIEVTEGGPGLREIVLDVLGDRDIPVLANLEIGHTPPNLPLPLGVRAQLDADAATLSLLESAVVER; this is translated from the coding sequence ATGCTGCGTCCGAGCGCGTTGCGGCCAGGCGACACCGTCGCCGTGGCGGCGCTCTCAGGCGGCCTCGACGCCGATGAGGAGACGCTCTTCAGACGCGGCATCGCCGAACTCGAGGGACTCGGCTTCGTCGTGCAGGTCTCGCCGCTCGTCGAGATCGGGCGTCACTGGTGGTGGGGCGCGGCTCAGCCCGTCGAGCTCGCGGGGGAATTCAACCGGCTGCTCCACGACCCCGAGGTGCGCGCGATCTTCGCGCTCTCGGGCGGTCGCATGACGCTCGGCTACCTCGACCTGATCGACTACGCGGCCGTCGAGGCCGACCCGAAGCCGGTCATCGGGTTCAGCGACATCGATGCCGTGCTGCTCGCGCTGCGCTCCCGCACGGGTCTCGTGGGCGTGCACGGCGATCTCGTGACCTTCGGGTACGGCGAATGGCAGGAGGCCGGCGCTGATCGCCGGCAGGAACTCGCCGACGTGTCGACCCGTCTGCTCACGAGCACGGCGCCCGTCGGCATGCTTCCTCCGGGCAGCGAGTGGGAGCGCTGGCACGGCGGGCGTGCGGTGGGCCCGTTGATCGGCGGCCTCCTGAATCGTCTCGTGCGCCTGCAGGCGACGCCGTTCGCGCTGCCGCCCGAACACTTCGACGGCGCCATCCTCTTCTGGGAGGAGGTCGGCACCGCCTCGTCGGCGGTCTGGAACGACCTGCACGTGCTCCGCCACGCCGGCATCCTCGATCGCATCGCAGGCATGCTGATCGGGCCCATCGCCGACATCGAGGTCACCGAAGGCGGTCCCGGGCTGCGTGAGATCGTGCTCGACGTGCTCGGCGACCGCGATATCCCGGTCCTCGCGAATCTCGAGATCGGCCACACTCCGCCGAACCTGCCGTTGCCACTCGGCGTGCGCGCCCAGCTCGATGCGGATGCCGCGACCCTCTCACTGCTCGAATCGGCCGTCGTCGAACGCTGA
- a CDS encoding 16S rRNA (uracil(1498)-N(3))-methyltransferase, translating to MSHLYLDESLDLTAVAPGATVALTGDEARHAVTVSRVRAGERIAIGDGRGTLVHGAVASTGPRELELEVDEVLVEEAASPRITLVQALAKGDRDELAVQAATELGVDAIVPWAASRSVSRWEGPKAEKGRQRWATIVREAVKQSIRAWLPAVAPVTTTGQLAERLEGQRMLLLEPTATALLTDIRPDGRDLALVVGPEGGIAPAEIERLVAAGAEPVRLGASVLRTSTAGPAAIAVLNAALGRW from the coding sequence GTGAGCCACCTCTACCTCGACGAGTCGCTCGATCTCACGGCCGTCGCGCCCGGCGCGACCGTCGCGCTCACGGGCGACGAAGCACGCCACGCGGTCACCGTCTCGAGGGTGCGCGCGGGTGAGCGCATCGCGATCGGCGACGGACGCGGCACGCTCGTGCACGGCGCCGTGGCGTCCACCGGCCCCCGCGAGCTCGAGCTCGAGGTCGACGAGGTGCTCGTCGAAGAGGCCGCATCACCGCGCATCACCCTGGTGCAGGCGCTCGCGAAGGGCGACCGAGACGAACTCGCCGTGCAGGCCGCGACCGAGCTCGGCGTCGACGCGATCGTGCCGTGGGCGGCGAGCCGCTCGGTCTCCCGCTGGGAGGGGCCGAAGGCCGAGAAGGGCCGTCAGCGCTGGGCGACCATCGTGCGCGAAGCGGTCAAGCAGTCGATCCGTGCCTGGCTGCCGGCCGTCGCACCGGTCACGACGACCGGGCAGCTCGCCGAGCGACTCGAAGGCCAGCGGATGCTGCTGCTCGAGCCGACCGCGACGGCGCTGCTCACCGACATCCGACCCGACGGGCGCGATCTCGCACTCGTCGTCGGCCCCGAGGGCGGCATCGCGCCGGCCGAGATCGAGCGCCTCGTCGCCGCCGGAGCCGAACCCGTGCGGCTCGGGGCATCCGTACTGCGCACCTCGACTGCGGGGCCGGCGGCGATCGCCGTGCTCAATGCCGCGCTCGGGCGGTGGTGA
- the hemW gene encoding radical SAM family heme chaperone HemW has product MASALPLGDPAPADGLLPASASVGAGDRAFGVYVHVPFCRVRCGYCDFNTYTSDELRGARQVDYADHAIAEIRMSRQMLEASALPARPAATVFFGGGTPTLLPADDLVRMLGAVRDEFGFEPGAEVTTEANPDSVGPDDLVRLAEGGFTRVSFGMQSAVPHVLAALDRTHDPARVPLVVRWAREAGLDVSLDLIYGTPGESIDDWRRSVEAVVAERPDHVSAYALIVEDGTKLARQIRRGELAQPDDDLEADMYELADDLLAAAGYEWYEVSNWATDASHRSRHNLGYWRGDDWWGVGPGAHSHVGGVRWWNAKHPSAYADRVTAGVSPAVGRETLDGPTREVERVLLLTRIREGIPVASLHAGGRHAVAGLMADGLVDAKAALSGVVTLTRRGRLLADAVVRRLLDESSELSSRT; this is encoded by the coding sequence GTGGCATCCGCTCTGCCGCTCGGCGACCCGGCGCCCGCTGACGGGCTCTTGCCGGCGTCTGCCTCGGTCGGCGCCGGCGACCGCGCCTTCGGCGTGTACGTGCACGTGCCGTTCTGCCGGGTGCGCTGCGGGTACTGCGACTTCAACACCTACACCTCCGACGAGCTCCGAGGCGCGCGCCAGGTCGACTACGCCGACCACGCGATCGCCGAGATCCGGATGTCGCGGCAGATGCTCGAGGCATCCGCTCTGCCTGCCCGCCCCGCGGCCACCGTCTTCTTCGGCGGCGGCACGCCGACGCTGCTGCCGGCCGACGATCTCGTGCGCATGCTCGGCGCAGTGCGCGACGAGTTCGGGTTCGAACCGGGCGCCGAGGTCACGACCGAGGCGAACCCCGACTCGGTCGGCCCCGACGATCTCGTGCGTCTTGCCGAAGGCGGCTTCACCCGCGTCTCGTTCGGCATGCAGTCGGCCGTGCCGCACGTGCTCGCCGCACTCGACCGCACGCACGACCCGGCGCGCGTGCCGCTCGTCGTGCGATGGGCGCGCGAGGCCGGGCTCGACGTCAGCCTCGACCTGATCTACGGTACGCCGGGGGAGTCGATCGACGACTGGCGCCGCAGTGTCGAGGCCGTCGTCGCCGAGCGACCCGACCACGTGAGCGCCTACGCCCTCATCGTCGAAGACGGCACGAAGCTGGCCAGGCAGATCCGGCGCGGCGAACTCGCGCAGCCCGACGACGACCTCGAGGCCGACATGTACGAGTTGGCCGACGACCTGCTCGCCGCGGCGGGCTACGAGTGGTACGAGGTCAGCAACTGGGCGACGGATGCCTCGCACCGATCACGGCACAACCTCGGCTACTGGCGCGGCGACGACTGGTGGGGCGTGGGCCCCGGCGCGCACAGCCACGTCGGCGGCGTGCGCTGGTGGAACGCGAAGCACCCCTCGGCGTACGCCGACCGGGTGACCGCGGGCGTCTCACCCGCGGTGGGCCGTGAGACGCTCGACGGCCCGACCCGCGAGGTCGAGCGCGTGCTGCTGCTCACCCGCATCCGCGAGGGCATCCCGGTCGCCTCACTGCACGCGGGGGGCCGTCATGCGGTCGCCGGCCTCATGGCAGACGGCCTGGTGGACGCGAAAGCCGCCCTCTCGGGAGTGGTGACACTCACCAGGAGAGGGCGGCTGCTCGCCGACGCCGTGGTGCGGCGCCTGCTCGACGAATCGTCGGAGCTCAGCTCACGAACTTGA
- the hrcA gene encoding heat-inducible transcriptional repressor HrcA — protein MVSERSLAVLRAIVQDYVASREPVGSKSIVERHAFGVSAATIRNDMALLEEEELIAAPHTSSGRIPTDKGYRVFVDQLTDVRPLSGAQRQAIETFLGESSDLDELLARTVRLIAQLTNQLAVVQYPSFGSARVRHVELIALSPERVLCILITDSGQVEQRLAELEEPVDEQTLGDLRVRLNDIAGGRAMADAADALSGEIDSVDPRHAAVLHTLAATLAEQARAQRQDRLVVAGAANLVRTEQDFAGSILGVIEAIEEQVVLLKLFGEMATDEHAVTVRIGRENASFGLGETSVVSSAFAIPGRDISRLGIVGPTRMDYSHSMAAVRAVARYLSRTLGEN, from the coding sequence ATGGTCTCCGAACGCAGCCTCGCCGTTCTGCGCGCGATCGTGCAGGACTACGTCGCATCGCGCGAACCCGTCGGCTCGAAGTCGATCGTCGAACGGCACGCCTTCGGCGTCTCTGCGGCGACGATCCGCAACGACATGGCACTGCTCGAGGAAGAAGAGCTGATCGCCGCCCCCCACACGTCGTCGGGCCGCATCCCGACCGACAAGGGCTACCGCGTCTTCGTCGATCAGCTCACCGATGTGCGCCCGCTCAGCGGTGCACAGCGGCAGGCGATCGAGACGTTCCTCGGCGAGTCGAGCGATCTCGACGAACTGCTCGCCCGCACGGTGCGCCTCATCGCCCAGCTCACCAACCAGCTCGCGGTCGTGCAGTACCCGAGCTTCGGCAGCGCCCGCGTGCGGCACGTCGAGCTGATCGCCCTCTCTCCTGAGCGGGTGCTCTGCATCCTCATCACCGACTCCGGGCAGGTCGAGCAGCGCCTCGCCGAACTCGAGGAGCCCGTCGACGAGCAGACGCTCGGCGACCTCCGCGTGCGACTGAACGACATCGCCGGCGGCCGAGCGATGGCGGATGCCGCAGATGCCCTGTCGGGCGAGATCGACAGCGTCGACCCGCGCCACGCGGCCGTGCTGCACACCCTCGCCGCGACGCTCGCCGAGCAGGCGCGCGCCCAACGGCAGGATCGCCTCGTGGTCGCCGGAGCGGCGAACCTCGTGCGCACCGAGCAGGACTTCGCCGGCTCGATCCTCGGCGTGATCGAGGCGATCGAGGAGCAGGTCGTGCTGCTGAAGCTCTTCGGCGAGATGGCGACCGACGAGCATGCGGTGACGGTGCGCATCGGCCGCGAGAACGCCTCGTTCGGCCTCGGCGAGACCTCGGTCGTCTCGAGCGCCTTCGCGATCCCGGGCCGCGACATCTCGCGCCTCGGCATCGTCGGCCCCACCCGCATGGACTACTCCCACAGCATGGCGGCCGTTCGCGCCGTCGCCCGTTACCTCTCCCGAACGCTCGGCGAGAACTGA